Proteins encoded by one window of Rhodococcus sp. OK302:
- a CDS encoding ATP-binding cassette domain-containing protein: protein MTKHYGDILAVDDMSFTVREGRITGLLGRKDSGKSTILRMLIGLDHSTSGHAYIDGRPFRELERPPTKVGAVLDADWVYPHRSARTHLRCLARSGGLSVRRVDAVLEQVDLMFAADQHVQYFSGGMLQRLALAAALLGDPAVVILDEPFDDREPEDIVWVRGLLARLSGEGRTVFVSSRVAAEISVLAEDLVVIDRGRVVARCTTDEFVAQTGTAMLRVRSPQLWKLKEQLHAKGIVTNTDDDALLVAAAELVRNSNCYQRNRPSPQARWGTRAFVEHAHVDRGHHTMAAGPPAHTFAPQGVGGRVPGQRHLAEDTRKYPFVRDPPAHQRDSRTITWPRCFPRPGGVMELGRQSPGRSTKNSAE from the coding sequence TTGACGAAACACTACGGCGATATCCTTGCTGTTGACGATATGTCGTTCACAGTGCGTGAGGGGCGAATCACGGGGCTGCTCGGACGCAAGGACTCCGGTAAATCGACCATCCTGCGGATGCTGATCGGTCTTGATCATTCCACGAGCGGACATGCCTACATCGACGGCCGACCGTTTCGGGAGCTGGAACGGCCGCCCACGAAGGTGGGGGCGGTACTCGATGCGGATTGGGTGTATCCGCATCGCTCGGCTCGTACCCATCTGCGCTGCCTGGCGCGCTCCGGTGGGCTTTCCGTGCGACGCGTGGACGCAGTCCTCGAGCAGGTGGATCTGATGTTTGCCGCGGATCAGCATGTCCAGTATTTCTCTGGTGGGATGTTGCAACGACTTGCCCTGGCTGCTGCGTTGCTCGGCGACCCTGCTGTGGTGATTCTCGACGAGCCGTTCGACGATCGCGAGCCTGAAGACATCGTCTGGGTTCGAGGCTTGTTGGCTCGGTTGAGCGGCGAGGGGCGAACTGTTTTCGTTTCCAGCCGTGTCGCGGCGGAGATTTCGGTGCTCGCCGAGGACTTGGTCGTCATCGATCGCGGTCGCGTCGTGGCCCGGTGTACGACTGACGAGTTCGTTGCACAGACAGGCACTGCCATGTTGCGGGTGCGGTCTCCACAGCTGTGGAAGCTGAAAGAGCAGTTGCACGCGAAGGGCATCGTCACCAACACCGACGATGATGCGTTGCTGGTCGCGGCCGCTGAACTGGTTCGAAATAGCAACTGCTACCAGCGAAATCGCCCGAGTCCTCAAGCCCGATGGGGGACTCGCGCTTTTGTGGAACACGCCCACGTGGACCGTGGACACCACACCATGGCTGCCGGACCTCCGGCGCATACTTTCGCACCACAAGGAGTCGGCGGGCGAGTACCCGGCCAGCGTCACTTGGCAGAAGACACTCGAAAGTACCCGTTTGTTCGAGACCCTCCAGCACACCAACGCGACTCACGGACAATCACTTGGCCACGATGCTTTCCTCGCCCAGGTGGCGTCATGGAGTTGGGTCGCCAATCTCCCGGACGCAGCACGAAGAACAGCGCTGAATGA
- a CDS encoding lysylphosphatidylglycerol synthase transmembrane domain-containing protein, giving the protein MSKNLVKYAKVAIMVSVAAILGVEAYFIFPELQKYWPNRNNIQLEWFLGAIAFAAISMDSFAQVQRVLLRSAGIVVPQRESVAAIYAANSISMTVPGGPVLSTAFLYKRQREWGATPGIASWQLLIGGALQGIGLAVLGILGTGSLGTSGNKLSLAISLAGMLLLIAVGIFFSKSGTAAKSLIAGILRQVNVLFKRPADSGNDKVVNFFYQLESVELRKRNLASAFGWSIFNWISDIGCLLCACYATGSDISIAAVAVAYSASKVAGTATPWIPGGIGVVDVVLIAMLVSSGIPPAEAGLAVLVYRIVSLVLVTVAGWVIFLVKYRTLGGVRVPISS; this is encoded by the coding sequence TTGTCGAAGAACTTAGTGAAGTATGCAAAAGTGGCGATTATGGTTTCCGTTGCTGCAATCCTCGGGGTGGAAGCATATTTTATATTTCCGGAACTGCAGAAATATTGGCCTAACCGAAATAACATCCAATTGGAGTGGTTCCTCGGTGCGATCGCATTTGCGGCGATATCAATGGATAGTTTCGCCCAGGTGCAGCGGGTTCTTCTGCGATCCGCGGGCATAGTTGTCCCCCAGCGGGAGTCCGTTGCTGCAATCTATGCCGCCAACTCGATAAGTATGACCGTTCCGGGAGGTCCGGTCCTCTCCACCGCCTTTCTCTACAAAAGGCAACGAGAGTGGGGGGCAACGCCCGGAATTGCGTCGTGGCAGCTTTTGATTGGAGGGGCACTACAGGGTATCGGGTTGGCTGTGCTGGGAATACTAGGCACTGGCTCGCTGGGGACTTCCGGAAACAAACTATCGTTGGCCATCTCATTGGCCGGAATGCTCCTCCTGATTGCAGTCGGAATATTTTTTTCGAAAAGTGGCACGGCTGCGAAATCTTTGATCGCCGGAATTCTTCGGCAAGTAAATGTATTATTCAAGAGGCCGGCCGACTCTGGAAACGACAAAGTTGTCAACTTTTTCTATCAGCTGGAATCGGTAGAGCTACGCAAACGTAATTTAGCGTCTGCATTCGGCTGGTCTATTTTCAACTGGATATCCGATATTGGATGCCTGCTCTGTGCGTGTTACGCCACCGGATCTGATATTTCGATTGCTGCAGTCGCTGTTGCATACTCGGCGAGTAAGGTAGCGGGCACTGCCACGCCGTGGATTCCTGGTGGAATCGGAGTGGTTGACGTCGTTCTCATTGCGATGCTCGTCTCGAGTGGAATTCCGCCAGCGGAGGCTGGATTAGCTGTGTTGGTTTATCGGATAGTCAGCTTGGTTTTGGTTACTGTGGCGGGCTGGGTAATATTTCTTGTCAAGTACCGGACCTTGGGTGGGGTTAGGGTCCCAATTTCTTCGTAA